One part of the Bacillus sp. FJAT-27916 genome encodes these proteins:
- a CDS encoding beta-glucoside-specific PTS transporter subunit IIABC: MSGKVRDYSKLAKDILEAVGGEGNVISAARCATRLRLVLKKTTDEMKQKVAAMPGVITVVEKGGQFQVVIGQHVGTVFEHFSELVNLESSDEENGNKGTVLNRVIATMSAVFAPFIYILAAAGILQGTLILLKLAFPAFESTGTFQVFDFISWAPFTFLPIFIAITAARHFKTNLYIAIACTAALVSPTWASMAAQIAAGENITFMGLALSETTYTSSVLPPLFLVWMLSYVERFLNKRMNDVIKPLFVPFLCMVIMVPLALLVIGPITTMGANGIAIGYNYLAENAPALAGLIIGGFWQVIVIFGVHWGVTPMVLANFDMYGMDSFQAYQTIAVIAQVGAVLGVVLKAKSIETKKVGISAGVTGLFGITEPAIYGVTLKFKKPFIFGCISGAIGAIAASFFNPYYFAYAGLPGPLTIVNGISPDYPMSVWGILVGVAIAIVLPIALIQVFGFGEEEQEVTETTTDAEAKEVSRPAGVHETVGAPVSGKVIPLAEVPDPVFSSGAMGHGVAIEPTENKLYAPFDGKVVMVAPSKHAIGMQSDTGIELLVHIGLETVGLNGEPFDLKVKEGDRISRGDLLVEFDKDLIVNKGLQTITPVIVTNSHIYQDIVVEDIQESKLNDKLFTLVG; encoded by the coding sequence TTGTCAGGTAAAGTTAGAGATTACAGCAAATTAGCTAAGGATATTTTGGAGGCTGTCGGGGGCGAAGGCAATGTCATCAGTGCTGCTCGATGTGCAACAAGATTAAGGCTCGTACTCAAGAAAACAACGGATGAAATGAAGCAGAAAGTGGCAGCGATGCCTGGGGTTATCACAGTCGTGGAAAAGGGCGGCCAGTTCCAGGTTGTCATCGGCCAGCATGTGGGAACCGTATTCGAGCATTTCTCTGAATTAGTCAATCTAGAATCATCAGATGAAGAGAACGGAAATAAGGGAACGGTACTGAATCGGGTCATCGCGACGATGTCCGCTGTATTTGCCCCATTTATTTACATATTAGCTGCAGCAGGTATTCTGCAAGGAACGTTAATTTTATTGAAGCTAGCTTTTCCGGCATTTGAGTCGACAGGCACATTCCAAGTATTTGATTTCATCTCTTGGGCGCCGTTCACCTTCTTGCCAATTTTCATAGCAATAACAGCAGCTAGACATTTTAAGACAAATCTGTATATAGCTATTGCTTGTACTGCTGCATTAGTCAGTCCAACATGGGCGTCTATGGCTGCTCAAATTGCCGCAGGAGAGAATATCACATTTATGGGTTTAGCTTTATCTGAAACAACGTATACATCATCTGTGCTGCCGCCGCTTTTCTTAGTGTGGATGTTATCTTATGTTGAACGTTTCTTAAATAAACGTATGAACGATGTTATTAAGCCATTATTTGTTCCATTTTTATGCATGGTTATCATGGTCCCGCTCGCACTTCTAGTTATTGGGCCAATCACAACAATGGGAGCGAACGGAATTGCGATCGGCTACAACTACTTGGCTGAGAATGCTCCTGCCTTAGCTGGTTTGATTATCGGTGGATTCTGGCAAGTGATTGTTATCTTTGGAGTTCACTGGGGTGTCACGCCAATGGTATTGGCGAACTTCGATATGTATGGCATGGATTCCTTCCAGGCTTATCAAACGATTGCGGTTATTGCCCAAGTCGGAGCCGTATTAGGTGTTGTATTGAAGGCGAAAAGCATAGAAACGAAGAAGGTTGGGATCTCTGCTGGTGTAACAGGCCTGTTCGGTATCACTGAACCAGCAATCTATGGTGTAACCTTGAAATTCAAAAAACCATTCATTTTCGGTTGTATCTCGGGTGCGATTGGTGCGATTGCAGCGAGCTTCTTCAATCCATACTATTTCGCTTATGCAGGTCTTCCTGGACCGCTTACGATCGTTAACGGTATCAGCCCGGATTATCCAATGTCTGTATGGGGGATTTTAGTGGGTGTTGCAATTGCAATTGTCCTTCCGATTGCGTTGATTCAAGTATTTGGTTTTGGTGAAGAAGAACAGGAAGTAACAGAAACAACAACTGACGCGGAAGCAAAAGAAGTATCCCGTCCAGCAGGCGTGCATGAAACAGTTGGAGCACCTGTTAGTGGAAAGGTCATCCCGCTTGCGGAAGTGCCAGATCCGGTATTCAGTTCTGGAGCGATGGGTCATGGGGTTGCAATTGAACCAACAGAAAATAAATTATATGCGCCATTTGACGGTAAAGTGGTGATGGTTGCACCTTCTAAACACGCGATTGGCATGCAATCAGATACAGGCATCGAGCTGCTCGTTCATATCGGTTTGGAAACGGTTGGATTGAATGGAGAGCCATTCGATTTGAAGGTGAAAGAAGGAGACCGGATCAGCAGAGGTGATTTGCTAGTCGAATTCGATAAGGATTTGATTGTTAACAAAGGCTTGCAAACGATTACACCAGTTATTGTGACTAATTCACATATTTATCAAGATATTGTTGTAGAAGATATCCAAGAAAGTAAATTAAATGATAAATTATTCACGCTAGTAGGTTGA
- a CDS encoding MFS transporter, protein MQKKNYTLALLLMNLFIAFLGIGLVIPVTPTIMNELNLSGSVVGYMVAAFAVMQLIVSPIAGKWADVFGRKRMIVIGLLIFSFSELLFGLGQHVSALFLSRILGGISASFIMPAITAYIADITTLRSRPKALGYMSAAISTGFIIGPGIGGFLAEIGTRVPFFFAAGFALLAAILSIITLKEPERNPENIELPATGKHKGWRRVFVPIYFIAFMIILISSFGLAAFESLFSLFADHKFGFTPKDIAIMITGGALIGAVFQVGLFDRLTRWFGEIRLIRYSLVLSTILVYVLTIVESYSMILLVTWTVFIGFDLMRPALTTYLSKIAGSEQGFVGGMNSMFTSIGNVFGPIIGGILFDVDLNYPFYFAIIVLAIGIGMTLAWKMPDSAKTKEAVHS, encoded by the coding sequence ATGCAGAAAAAGAACTATACATTAGCTCTTTTATTAATGAACTTATTTATTGCCTTTTTAGGCATTGGTCTCGTCATTCCAGTTACGCCGACCATTATGAATGAGCTGAACCTATCGGGCTCCGTAGTGGGCTATATGGTTGCAGCTTTTGCGGTTATGCAGCTGATTGTGTCACCGATTGCAGGGAAGTGGGCTGATGTTTTTGGCCGGAAGCGGATGATTGTCATTGGGCTTTTGATTTTTAGCTTTTCAGAATTGCTTTTCGGGCTAGGGCAGCATGTAAGTGCCCTATTCTTATCCAGGATTCTTGGAGGGATTAGTGCATCCTTTATCATGCCGGCCATCACGGCCTACATTGCGGATATCACCACATTGAGATCACGCCCGAAAGCATTAGGATATATGTCAGCAGCCATTTCAACAGGCTTTATTATCGGACCGGGAATCGGGGGCTTTTTAGCTGAGATTGGTACACGGGTGCCATTTTTCTTTGCAGCAGGATTTGCTCTTTTAGCGGCGATTCTATCGATTATTACGCTTAAGGAGCCTGAACGAAATCCAGAGAATATAGAACTACCTGCAACTGGGAAACATAAAGGATGGAGACGGGTTTTTGTCCCAATCTATTTCATCGCATTCATGATTATTTTGATCTCATCCTTTGGCTTGGCCGCATTTGAATCCTTGTTCTCCTTATTTGCCGATCATAAATTTGGCTTTACCCCAAAGGATATTGCCATTATGATCACAGGAGGAGCCTTGATTGGGGCTGTCTTCCAGGTGGGGCTTTTTGACCGCCTGACAAGATGGTTCGGGGAGATTCGTTTGATTCGCTACAGCTTGGTACTCTCCACTATCCTGGTTTATGTACTGACAATTGTTGAATCCTACTCCATGATCCTACTAGTTACTTGGACGGTATTCATCGGGTTTGATTTAATGCGTCCGGCATTAACGACGTATTTATCGAAGATTGCTGGAAGTGAGCAGGGCTTTGTTGGCGGTATGAACTCCATGTTCACCAGCATCGGGAATGTATTCGGACCAATCATCGGCGGAATCCTTTTCGATGTTGACTTGAACTATCCATTCTATTTCGCCATTATAGTCTTAGCAATCGGGATTGGTATGACGCTGGCATGGAAGATGCCAGACAGTGCGAAAACAAAAGAAGCCGTTCATTCATGA
- a CDS encoding DUF305 domain-containing protein: MRRSIRTACLGIFVWALCMNGVQADVQLTQNEKAYYENYQSILGVMKKEMEEAPETGNPSLDFIYEMIPHHEAAVSMSENVLTYGQNDKVKQLAKNIIKEQLAGIEKMEALEKQLKLNPKVNKLAEKSYLKAYQGIYQKMITAMEDAKPTGNIDKDFLEEMIPHHEGAIKMGANILKYTQNKELKSIVQHIIVTQKKQAREMKALLKSIQ, encoded by the coding sequence ATGAGAAGAAGTATTCGAACAGCCTGTCTTGGCATTTTTGTATGGGCTTTGTGCATGAATGGTGTACAAGCAGACGTACAGCTGACTCAAAATGAAAAAGCCTATTATGAAAATTACCAAAGTATATTGGGTGTCATGAAAAAGGAAATGGAGGAGGCGCCGGAAACAGGGAATCCTAGTCTTGATTTCATCTATGAGATGATTCCGCATCATGAAGCGGCGGTATCCATGTCTGAGAATGTCCTGACATATGGCCAAAATGACAAGGTCAAGCAGCTAGCTAAAAACATTATAAAAGAGCAATTGGCTGGTATTGAGAAAATGGAGGCACTGGAAAAGCAGCTAAAGTTGAATCCTAAGGTCAATAAGCTGGCCGAGAAATCCTATTTGAAAGCTTATCAGGGCATTTATCAAAAAATGATAACGGCTATGGAAGATGCTAAACCGACAGGAAATATCGATAAAGATTTTCTTGAAGAAATGATTCCCCATCACGAAGGCGCTATTAAGATGGGAGCTAATATCCTGAAATATACGCAAAATAAAGAACTTAAATCCATTGTGCAACATATTATCGTGACGCAGAAAAAACAAGCAAGAGAAATGAAGGCTCTTTTAAAATCGATTCAATAA
- a CDS encoding MerR family transcriptional regulator, with translation MKTYRTAEVAKIIGIHPNTVRLYEKWGLLPKVEREANGYRVFTDFHLSQIRLARVAFQIEVLQNGLRKRVVQIVKESAQGHFDRSIELTNDYLVQLRRERKQSEDAIQVVKELLAGSAAANTRTFKRKEVSEQLHISMDSLRNWEMNGLLAVKRKENGYRVYSEEDIKRLKVIRTLRCANYSLEAILRMLQELSSNPEADIKEVLNTPRPDTDIIAVCDKLIESLDAAEGNALRMQEMLKKMRERFR, from the coding sequence ATGAAAACCTATAGAACAGCAGAAGTGGCGAAAATCATCGGGATTCATCCTAATACGGTACGTTTATATGAGAAGTGGGGACTCTTGCCGAAGGTGGAACGAGAGGCGAATGGATACCGGGTGTTTACGGATTTCCATCTTTCACAAATCCGGCTTGCCAGGGTTGCGTTTCAGATTGAGGTCCTGCAGAATGGTTTGCGCAAAAGGGTTGTCCAAATTGTAAAGGAATCTGCACAAGGACATTTCGACCGTTCTATTGAGCTTACAAATGACTATTTAGTACAGCTTCGGAGGGAACGGAAGCAGTCGGAGGATGCCATTCAAGTCGTGAAGGAGCTGCTGGCTGGGTCTGCAGCAGCAAATACGAGGACATTTAAGAGAAAAGAGGTTTCCGAGCAACTGCATATTTCAATGGATTCCCTCAGGAATTGGGAGATGAATGGTCTTCTAGCGGTGAAGAGAAAGGAGAATGGGTATCGTGTTTATTCGGAAGAGGATATTAAGAGACTGAAAGTCATCCGTACGCTTCGCTGTGCGAATTATTCTCTTGAAGCCATCCTGCGTATGCTGCAGGAATTATCCTCAAATCCAGAGGCTGATATCAAGGAGGTCCTGAATACACCAAGGCCAGATACGGATATCATTGCTGTTTGTGATAAGCTGATTGAGTCGCTGGATGCAGCTGAAGGAAATGCTCTTCGCATGCAGGAGATGCTGAAAAAGATGAGAGAAAGATTCCGATAA
- a CDS encoding cysteine hydrolase family protein, giving the protein MDNLHTALLIIDLQIGSFSMGKSIHKSEALLQNVQFLISSARMEGIPIFFTIHNGKKGTPIEQGKSGWNLHPDIQLLEEDVIIEKDYPDAFQQTNFQEELTKRGVKRIIIAGIQSEVCVDATCRSASSKGYEVILIEDAHSTYDTTILKAPQIINHHNQIQSQWFAVIKKAKEAFPYKSR; this is encoded by the coding sequence GTGGATAATCTTCATACAGCATTGCTTATCATTGATTTGCAAATCGGTTCTTTCTCAATGGGAAAATCTATACATAAAAGTGAAGCATTATTACAGAACGTCCAATTCCTTATTTCAAGTGCCCGTATGGAGGGAATCCCCATCTTTTTTACAATACATAATGGTAAAAAGGGAACCCCTATCGAACAAGGAAAGTCGGGATGGAATCTACATCCAGACATTCAGCTATTGGAAGAAGACGTTATTATTGAAAAAGATTATCCTGATGCCTTTCAGCAAACAAATTTTCAGGAGGAACTTACTAAAAGAGGTGTCAAACGCATTATTATTGCAGGGATTCAATCGGAGGTATGTGTGGATGCCACTTGTCGGAGTGCAAGCAGCAAAGGATATGAAGTTATTCTTATAGAAGATGCTCACAGCACTTACGATACAACTATTTTGAAGGCACCTCAAATTATCAATCACCATAATCAAATTCAGTCACAATGGTTTGCTGTTATAAAGAAAGCAAAGGAAGCCTTTCCCTATAAGAGTAGATGA
- a CDS encoding NUDIX domain-containing protein gives MLNEPIRIRCGMIIEKEDKILLQRSPGVNHWSLPGGMMQIGEKYVDAAIRGVLEETSLKVEEMEFFGILSGRDCFITNKFGDQAFHLQVVFMAKEYTGKVKIMDECNREHRFYKRTTLPRNLNPQQKLFINSWKEKTPLPIIN, from the coding sequence ATGCTGAATGAACCCATCCGTATTAGATGTGGAATGATTATAGAGAAAGAGGATAAAATCCTGCTGCAAAGAAGTCCGGGTGTAAATCATTGGAGTTTACCTGGGGGGATGATGCAAATCGGTGAGAAATATGTAGATGCTGCTATCCGCGGGGTATTGGAGGAGACATCTTTAAAGGTGGAAGAGATGGAATTCTTTGGTATTCTATCAGGAAGAGATTGCTTCATTACGAATAAGTTCGGTGATCAGGCATTTCATTTGCAGGTTGTATTTATGGCCAAAGAATATACAGGGAAAGTTAAAATCATGGATGAATGCAACCGGGAGCATCGATTCTACAAGCGCACGACACTTCCGAGAAATCTCAACCCGCAGCAAAAATTGTTCATCAATAGCTGGAAAGAGAAGACACCATTACCGATTATTAATTAA
- a CDS encoding MIP/aquaporin family protein gives MEAFWGEVIGSAILLFIGGSVCAGANLKKSFSYNMGWLAIQIAWGLAVALAIFSVQHISGAHLNPVFTLVFAFSGTFPWEQVPAYIVAQLAGMIIGAAGVYLHYLPHWKETKNQTVILGSFVTSPAIQHTFSNLISEILATFVLMFGVLSLGANKFTDGLYPLTVGFLIITLGLSVGGTTGAAMNPARDLGPRIVHALLPIPGKGPSQWTYAWIPIIGPLLGGSMGGFLYNLLFKGVMMPHLLLTVMVTSAVLIGCYLSNIKKADRPQTERVRAM, from the coding sequence ATGGAGGCCTTTTGGGGAGAAGTCATCGGTTCAGCCATCCTGCTGTTCATTGGCGGCAGCGTATGTGCAGGCGCCAATTTAAAGAAATCTTTTTCATATAATATGGGTTGGCTCGCCATTCAGATTGCCTGGGGCTTAGCTGTCGCTTTGGCCATATTCTCGGTTCAGCATATAAGCGGTGCTCATTTGAACCCCGTCTTCACACTTGTCTTTGCCTTCTCGGGAACATTCCCGTGGGAGCAAGTTCCCGCTTACATCGTGGCACAATTAGCTGGCATGATTATCGGTGCGGCTGGCGTCTATTTGCACTATCTTCCTCACTGGAAGGAAACCAAGAACCAAACGGTGATTCTCGGCTCATTTGTGACGAGCCCCGCCATTCAGCACACCTTCTCCAACTTAATTAGCGAAATTCTCGCAACCTTCGTCCTAATGTTCGGCGTCCTCTCACTCGGCGCGAATAAGTTTACAGACGGACTCTACCCGCTGACAGTCGGCTTCCTGATTATCACGCTCGGACTCTCTGTCGGCGGAACAACTGGAGCTGCCATGAACCCGGCACGCGATCTTGGGCCGCGCATCGTCCATGCACTCCTGCCGATACCAGGCAAAGGACCATCCCAATGGACATATGCGTGGATCCCCATCATCGGTCCGCTCCTCGGCGGAAGCATGGGCGGATTTCTATACAACCTCCTTTTCAAGGGAGTCATGATGCCTCACCTCCTTCTAACCGTCATGGTTACGTCAGCGGTCTTAATTGGATGCTATTTGTCCAATATAAAAAAAGCGGACAGGCCACAAACAGAACGAGTCAGAGCCATGTGA
- a CDS encoding ABC transporter ATP-binding protein, whose translation MESVIIVEKLSKSYGSCVAVDTISFAVKRGTVFGLLGANGAGKSSMIECITGTKKTDDGSVSILGMDPVRSRKQLFERVGVQFQETGYQEQIKVNELCEEISSLYQEPADYHDLLSKFGIADKGSSFVKELSGGQRQRLFIVLALIPEPEVVFLDELTTGLDARARRAVWKILAKLKSKGLTIFLTSHFMDEVEVLCDRICILKSGKSVFEGTVAEAIEGSPYEKLEDAYLWYTGEEKDEDEDVSDHA comes from the coding sequence ATGGAGAGTGTCATTATCGTTGAGAAGCTATCTAAATCATATGGGAGTTGCGTTGCGGTGGATACAATCAGTTTCGCAGTGAAACGGGGCACAGTCTTCGGTCTGCTGGGGGCGAATGGAGCGGGAAAAAGCTCGATGATTGAATGTATAACAGGGACGAAAAAAACGGATGACGGCTCAGTATCTATCCTTGGGATGGACCCAGTCCGCAGTCGGAAGCAGCTTTTTGAACGGGTGGGTGTTCAGTTTCAGGAGACCGGCTATCAAGAGCAAATTAAAGTAAATGAGCTATGTGAAGAGATATCCTCCCTATACCAAGAACCAGCAGATTATCATGACCTGCTAAGTAAATTTGGGATTGCGGATAAAGGGTCAAGTTTTGTTAAGGAGCTATCTGGCGGCCAGCGTCAGCGTCTATTTATCGTCCTGGCATTGATCCCTGAGCCTGAGGTCGTTTTCTTGGATGAATTGACAACAGGATTGGATGCGAGGGCCCGGCGAGCTGTGTGGAAGATTCTTGCCAAACTGAAATCGAAAGGGTTGACGATTTTTCTAACCTCACATTTCATGGATGAGGTGGAGGTGCTGTGCGATCGCATTTGTATCTTAAAGAGCGGCAAATCCGTTTTTGAGGGAACGGTTGCGGAGGCGATTGAAGGCAGTCCATATGAGAAATTGGAGGATGCGTATCTTTGGTATACGGGAGAGGAGAAGGATGAGGATGAAGATGTTTCAGACCATGCTTAA
- a CDS encoding GntR family transcriptional regulator produces the protein MLKYQQIALKIEKYIESNNLQQGDKLPVLETLMAQFGVSKSTIMKSLDLLEKKGAVFQVRGSGIYVRRNKRKGYISLLSDQGFKKDLEDYQITSKVLQLDIRKATEEIAKNLNMEIGAEVYHVTRIRYINGQTLCFEESYYNKSIVPYLNNEIATESIFNYIKEALGLKIGFSDMFMNIGKLTEEEAGYLGLPTGSPKLSTESIFYLTNGQPFDFSKVTYNYEQSQFFVQGNGDLYNFQ, from the coding sequence ATGTTAAAATATCAGCAAATCGCGTTAAAAATAGAGAAATATATTGAGAGCAATAATCTTCAGCAAGGAGACAAATTGCCTGTACTTGAAACATTGATGGCTCAATTTGGCGTCAGCAAAAGCACCATCATGAAATCCCTTGATTTATTAGAAAAGAAGGGGGCTGTCTTTCAAGTTAGGGGCAGCGGCATTTATGTCCGACGAAATAAAAGGAAGGGCTATATCAGTCTTTTATCAGACCAAGGTTTCAAGAAGGATCTTGAGGACTACCAGATCACCTCAAAGGTCTTGCAGCTCGATATCCGTAAAGCAACCGAGGAAATCGCCAAAAACCTGAATATGGAGATTGGCGCGGAGGTTTATCATGTTACGCGTATTCGTTACATTAATGGGCAAACCTTATGCTTTGAGGAATCCTACTATAATAAATCGATTGTTCCCTACTTAAATAATGAAATAGCCACTGAATCGATTTTCAACTATATCAAGGAAGCCCTCGGACTCAAGATTGGCTTCTCAGATATGTTCATGAATATTGGAAAGCTAACTGAGGAGGAGGCCGGCTATTTAGGGCTGCCGACTGGTTCACCTAAGCTTAGTACGGAAAGCATCTTTTACTTAACGAACGGGCAGCCCTTCGATTTCTCGAAGGTGACCTATAATTATGAACAAAGCCAGTTCTTCGTACAAGGAAATGGGGATCTATACAATTTCCAATGA
- a CDS encoding ABC transporter permease, whose amino-acid sequence MKMFQTMLKTELKLSLRGMDMFIFAICVPLVVLMILGIIYGDKPAFDGAGYTFLEQSFGGLVTIAIAAGGVMGLPLVVSDYRSKGILKRFKVTPVSPVMILIVQVSIYTLYAILSFILLYVCAVLFFDFQLTGSVLYFFGGYLLVILSMFSIGMMVGGIAPNTKMASVMASLLYFPMLIFSGATLPYEVMPKSLQRFADILPLTQGIKLLKAAVIGLPIENAMMPIAVMAVISLVCIGVSLIFFKWE is encoded by the coding sequence ATGAAGATGTTTCAGACCATGCTTAAAACTGAACTAAAGCTGTCTCTGCGGGGGATGGATATGTTCATTTTCGCTATTTGCGTGCCCTTGGTTGTCTTGATGATTCTTGGCATTATTTATGGGGACAAGCCAGCCTTTGATGGAGCGGGGTACACATTTCTTGAACAATCATTTGGCGGCCTTGTGACCATCGCCATCGCGGCTGGAGGCGTGATGGGGCTGCCGCTTGTCGTGTCAGATTATCGAAGCAAGGGAATCCTGAAGCGCTTCAAGGTGACACCGGTCAGTCCAGTGATGATCTTGATTGTGCAAGTCAGCATTTATACACTTTATGCGATTTTGTCCTTCATCTTACTATATGTCTGTGCGGTATTATTCTTCGATTTTCAGCTAACAGGTTCGGTTCTGTACTTTTTTGGCGGCTATTTGCTCGTCATCCTTTCGATGTTCAGCATTGGCATGATGGTCGGGGGAATTGCTCCTAATACGAAGATGGCGAGCGTGATGGCAAGTCTCTTATATTTCCCAATGCTGATTTTCTCAGGGGCTACCTTGCCATATGAAGTCATGCCAAAATCTTTGCAGAGGTTTGCGGACATTCTGCCGCTTACACAGGGGATTAAGCTTTTGAAGGCCGCCGTCATCGGGCTTCCGATTGAGAATGCGATGATGCCAATTGCTGTCATGGCAGTCATTTCGCTAGTTTGTATAGGTGTATCACTTATATTTTTTAAGTGGGAATAA
- a CDS encoding VOC family protein, protein MINKIGKITIYVEDQAAAKRFWTEKMGFVVKFEQQMGPNMAWIEVGPSESEFTTFVLYDKNAMKRQNPSTNVGHPSILLSTTDIEKAYAEMKEKGVEVTEIMKMPYGSMFTFRDPEGNSYLLREDK, encoded by the coding sequence ATGATTAATAAAATTGGGAAAATAACCATTTATGTAGAGGATCAAGCTGCAGCGAAGAGATTCTGGACGGAGAAGATGGGGTTTGTGGTTAAATTTGAGCAGCAAATGGGACCGAATATGGCCTGGATTGAAGTGGGTCCGAGTGAGAGCGAGTTTACGACGTTTGTTCTTTATGATAAGAACGCGATGAAAAGGCAAAACCCATCTACGAATGTCGGGCATCCGTCCATTTTACTCAGTACGACTGATATTGAAAAAGCCTATGCGGAGATGAAAGAGAAGGGTGTAGAAGTCACAGAAATCATGAAAATGCCGTACGGATCGATGTTTACATTCAGAGATCCGGAGGGGAATAGCTATTTATTGCGGGAGGACAAGTAA
- the bglA gene encoding 6-phospho-beta-glucosidase BglA, with amino-acid sequence MTTLPKDFLWGGALAAHQFEGGWNAGGKGPSVVDVMTAGAHGVARKITDKIEEGEFYPNHEAIDFYHHYKEDIALFAEMGLKCLRTSIGWSRIFPKGDEAEPNEEGLKFYDDVFDELLKHGIEPVITLSHFEMPLHLAREYGGFRNRKVVDFFAKFAEVCFDRYKDKVKYWMTFNEINNQMDVNNPIFLWTNSGVLVGEGENAKEVMYQTAHNELVASALAVAKGKEINPDFQIGAMVSHVPIYPYSCNPEDIMHAEEEMRQRYFFPDVQVRGYYPSYALKEFEREGYKIQMEEGDDEILRKGTVDYLGFSYYMSTTVKSDVKNDNTGDIVNGGLASGVENPYIKASDWGWAIDPTGLRYTLNRFYDRYQIPLFIVENGFGAIDTLEADGSIHDPERIQYLKSHIESLEKAVNYDGVDLIGYTPWGIIDIVSFTTGEMKKRYGMIYVDRDNEGKGSMKRYKKDSFNWYKKVIETNGEEL; translated from the coding sequence ATGACAACATTACCAAAAGATTTCCTATGGGGCGGCGCTTTGGCCGCCCACCAATTCGAAGGAGGCTGGAATGCAGGCGGAAAAGGACCAAGCGTCGTTGACGTCATGACAGCTGGTGCTCATGGGGTAGCACGAAAGATTACGGACAAGATTGAAGAAGGCGAGTTCTACCCGAACCATGAAGCGATTGACTTCTATCACCACTACAAAGAGGATATTGCGCTATTTGCGGAAATGGGACTTAAATGCCTGCGCACTTCCATTGGCTGGAGCCGTATTTTCCCAAAAGGGGATGAAGCTGAGCCAAATGAAGAAGGCTTGAAATTCTATGATGATGTATTCGATGAATTATTGAAGCATGGAATTGAACCGGTTATCACCTTATCTCACTTTGAAATGCCGCTTCACCTCGCACGTGAATACGGCGGTTTCCGCAATAGAAAAGTCGTCGATTTCTTTGCGAAATTTGCAGAGGTTTGTTTTGATCGTTACAAAGACAAAGTGAAATACTGGATGACATTCAATGAAATCAATAACCAAATGGATGTGAACAATCCGATTTTCCTTTGGACAAATTCCGGCGTTCTTGTCGGTGAAGGTGAAAATGCGAAAGAAGTTATGTACCAAACAGCCCATAATGAATTGGTGGCAAGTGCGCTTGCTGTCGCAAAAGGAAAAGAAATTAATCCTGATTTCCAAATCGGAGCGATGGTTTCCCATGTGCCAATCTACCCGTACTCATGCAACCCGGAAGATATCATGCACGCTGAAGAGGAAATGCGCCAGCGCTACTTCTTCCCGGATGTACAAGTACGCGGATATTATCCTAGCTATGCGCTCAAAGAGTTTGAACGTGAAGGCTATAAGATTCAAATGGAAGAGGGCGACGATGAAATCCTGCGTAAAGGTACAGTCGATTACCTTGGCTTCAGCTACTACATGTCCACAACTGTTAAGAGCGATGTGAAGAATGATAATACAGGTGATATCGTAAACGGAGGCCTTGCGAGCGGTGTGGAAAACCCGTATATCAAGGCAAGCGATTGGGGATGGGCAATCGACCCGACAGGACTCAGATATACCTTGAACCGCTTCTACGATCGTTACCAAATACCGCTTTTCATCGTAGAAAACGGCTTTGGAGCAATTGATACACTTGAGGCAGACGGCTCTATCCATGATCCGGAGAGAATCCAATATTTAAAATCACATATTGAGTCTCTTGAGAAAGCAGTCAATTATGATGGTGTAGACCTTATCGGCTATACACCATGGGGCATCATTGATATCGTTTCCTTTACAACAGGCGAAATGAAAAAGCGCTACGGTATGATTTACGTAGACCGTGACAACGAAGGAAAAGGCTCCATGAAGCGTTACAAAAAGGATTCCTTCAACTGGTATAAAAAAGTCATCGAAACAAATGGCGAAGAACTGTAA